From a single Populus nigra chromosome 18, ddPopNigr1.1, whole genome shotgun sequence genomic region:
- the LOC133678536 gene encoding glutamate decarboxylase-like: protein MVISTAATDSDENLYSTFASRYVRTALPRFKMPENSMPKDAAYQVINDELMLDGNPRLNLASFVTTWMEPECNDLIMASINKNYVDMDEYPVTTELQNRCVNIIAHLFNAPVGEKETAVGVGTVGSSEAIMLAGLAFKRKWQNKRKAEGKPYDKPNIVTGANVQVCWEKFARYFEVELKEVKLTEGYYVMDPVKAVEMVDENTICVAAILGSTLTGEFEDVKLLNDLLSKKNKETGWNTPIHVDAASGGFIAPFIWPDLEWDFRLPLVKSINVSGHKYGLVYAGVGWVVWRTKEDLPDELIFHINYLGSDQPTFTLNFSKGSSQIIAQYYQFIRLGFEGYKRIMENCLENARVLREGLEKTGRFDIVSKDKGVPLVAFSLKDSSKHTVFEIAESLRRFGWIIPAYTMPANAQHVAVLRVVVREDFNRSLAERLVSHIEQVLKETDSLPSRVAVQASHIVTVDETQDNMDGQKTVKKSSREIQEEVILYWRRHASDKRTGTC, encoded by the exons ATGGTGATCTCTACTGCCGCAACAGATTCCGATGAGAATTTGTACTCCACTTTTGCTTCCAGATATGTACGCACTGCACTTCCTAG GTTCAAGATGCCAGAGAATTCAATGCCAAAGGATGCAGCGTACCAAGTGATAAATGATGAGCTGATGCTGGATGGTAATCCAAGGCTCAACTTGGCATCTTTTGTGACAACATGGATGGAGCCTGAGTGTAATGATCTCATCATGGCTTCCATTAACAAGAATTATGTCGACATGGATGAGTACCCTGTTACCACAGAGCTCCAg AATCGATGTGTAAATATAATAGCCCACCTGTTCAATGCTCCTGTTGGGGAAAAAGAAACTGCAGTTGGTGTCGGGACTGTGGGATCATCAGAGGCAATAATGCTGGCTGGATTAGCTTTTAAAAGGAAGTGGCAGAATAAGAGGAAAGCAGAGGGAAAACCGTACGATAAGCCCAACATAGTCACAGGAGCTAATGTGCAG GTTTGCTGGGAGAAATTTGCAAGGTACTTCGAAGTTGAGCTGAAGGAGGTGAAGCTGACAGAAGGGTATTATGTGATGGACCCAGTCAAAGCGGTTGAGATGGTGGACGAGAACACAATCTGTGTGGCAGCCATTTTGGGATCAACACTTACTGGAGAGTTCGAAGATGTGAAGCTTCTCAATGACCTCCTCTCCAAAAAGAACAAGGAGACTGGTTGGAATACGCCAATTCATGTTGATGCTGCCAGTGGAGGGTTCATTGCTCCTTTCATTTGGCCTGATCTTGAATGGGACTTTCGTTTGCCATTGGTGAAGAGCATCAATGTTAGCGGTCACAAATATGGCCTTGTTTATGCTGGTGTTGGTTGGGTTGTGTGGAGGACCAAGGAGGACTTGCCAGATGAGCTAATATTTCACATCAACTACCTTGGATCTGATCAACCTACTTTCACCCTCAACTTTTCGAAAG GTTCAAGTCAGATAATTGCTCAATATTATCAGTTTATACGGCTTGGCTTTGAG GGTTACAAAAGAATAATGGAGAACTGCCTGGAGAATGCGAGAGTGCTGAGAGAAGGATTAGAAAAAACAGGGCGGTTTGACATTGTCTCCAAGGATAAGGGGGTGCCTCTAGTGGCCTTTTCTTTGAAGGACAGTAGCAAGCATACTGTGTTTGAAATAGCTGAGAGTTTGAGAAGGTTCGGGTGGATAATCCCAGCCTATACAATGCCTGCTAATGCCCAACACGTTGCTGTCCTCCGTGTGGTGGTCAGGGAAGACTTCAATCGGAGTCTGGCGGAGAGACTTGTCTCGCACATCGAGCAAGTCTTGAAGGAAACAGACTCACTTCCTAGCCGTGTCGCTGTTCAAGCATCGCACATTGTTACTGTTGACGAAACACAAGATAACATGGATGGCCAGAAGACTGTTAAAAAGAGTTCAAGGGAGATACAGGAGGAAGTCATCCTGTACTGGAGGCGGCATGCCAGTGACAAGAGAACTGGAACCTGCTAG
- the LOC133678234 gene encoding mitochondrial import inner membrane translocase subunit TIM9: protein MDKDMLGGMEGLSKEDQTRMLSMIENLQLRDSLKMYNSLVERCFNDCVDSFTRKSLQKQEETCVMRCAEKFMKHSMRVGMRFAELNQGAATPDQN from the exons ATGGACAAGGACATGCTAGGAGGAATGGAAGGTCTATCTAAAGAAGATCAGACCCGTATGCTTTCCATGATCGAAAACCTTCAGTTGCGCGACAG CTTGAAGATGTATAATTCACTCGTGGAGAGATGCTTTAATGATTGTGTAGATAGCTTCACACGCAAATCTCTTCAGAAGCAAGAGGAGACTTGTGTCATGAGATGTGCTGAAAAGTTCATGAAGCATTCCATGCGTGTGGGAATGAGATTTGCAGAGCTTAATCAAGGAGCAGCTACCCcggatcaaaattga